From the genome of Hymenobacter sp. PAMC 26628, one region includes:
- a CDS encoding M1 family metallopeptidase encodes MLLKKALLLAALWGPAHLLATAQLMQPKLAFTRADTLRGGQPAARTCYDIKYYHLDVRLDPAQRSVSGSNLFRFAATQDFTRLQFDLFANLAVDKVLYHGQSVPFAREANAVFVTFPQAIKKGAQDEFTVQYSGQPTVAKRAPWDGGLVFAKDSQGAPWVASACQGVGASIWWPTKDQQADEVDSMLISISVPTGLQDVSNGRLRRVTDLKDGCTRFDWAVRNPINNYDVALNVGHYAHFSDVYAGEKGPLTLDYWVLPENLAKAKTHFAANVKPMLKSMEHWFGPYPFYEDGYKLVDAPHLGMEHQSAVAYGNKYQNGYLGRDLSGTGWGEKWDFIIVHESGHEWFGNNITTEDIADMWVHEGFTNYSEALFVESQFGKPAGLQYMHGERQNIQNDVPVVGPYGVNKEGSGDMYAKGATLLNMVRIVVNDDEKWRQLLRGLGKTFYHQTVTGDQVIAYLSKESGRDLSKIFAQYLQYRTLPILEVRFSKTQPPMCRWQASVPGFDLPVRVRTKGGEYRFLTPTTKWGPLALPGATLENVEVDTFNYYIGVLVE; translated from the coding sequence ATGCTCCTAAAAAAAGCCCTTCTGCTGGCCGCCCTGTGGGGCCCCGCGCACCTCCTGGCCACCGCCCAGCTGATGCAGCCCAAGCTGGCCTTCACGCGGGCCGATACGCTGCGCGGCGGCCAGCCGGCGGCGCGCACCTGCTACGACATCAAGTACTACCACCTCGACGTGCGCCTCGACCCGGCCCAGCGGTCCGTCAGCGGCAGCAACCTGTTCCGCTTCGCGGCCACCCAGGATTTCACGCGTTTGCAGTTCGACCTGTTTGCCAACCTGGCGGTGGACAAGGTGCTGTACCACGGGCAGTCGGTGCCGTTTGCGCGCGAGGCCAATGCGGTGTTCGTCACCTTCCCGCAGGCCATTAAGAAGGGGGCCCAGGACGAGTTCACGGTGCAGTACAGCGGCCAGCCCACCGTCGCCAAAAGAGCGCCCTGGGACGGCGGCCTGGTGTTCGCTAAAGATTCGCAGGGGGCCCCGTGGGTGGCCAGCGCCTGCCAGGGCGTGGGCGCCAGCATCTGGTGGCCCACCAAAGACCAGCAGGCCGACGAGGTGGACTCGATGCTCATCAGCATCAGCGTGCCCACGGGCTTGCAGGACGTGTCGAACGGCCGCCTGCGCCGCGTGACGGACCTTAAAGACGGCTGCACGCGCTTCGACTGGGCCGTGCGCAACCCGATTAACAACTACGACGTGGCCTTAAACGTGGGCCACTACGCGCATTTCAGCGATGTGTACGCCGGCGAAAAGGGGCCCCTGACGCTCGACTACTGGGTGCTGCCCGAGAACCTGGCCAAGGCCAAAACCCATTTCGCGGCCAACGTGAAGCCGATGCTCAAATCGATGGAGCACTGGTTTGGCCCCTACCCATTTTACGAAGACGGCTACAAGCTGGTGGATGCCCCGCACCTGGGCATGGAGCACCAGAGCGCCGTGGCCTACGGCAACAAGTACCAGAACGGCTACCTGGGGCGCGACCTCTCAGGCACGGGCTGGGGCGAGAAGTGGGACTTCATCATCGTACACGAAAGCGGCCACGAGTGGTTTGGCAACAACATCACCACCGAGGACATTGCCGATATGTGGGTGCACGAGGGCTTCACCAACTACTCGGAGGCCCTGTTTGTGGAGAGCCAGTTCGGCAAGCCCGCGGGCCTGCAGTACATGCACGGCGAGCGCCAGAACATCCAGAACGACGTGCCCGTGGTGGGGCCCTACGGCGTGAACAAGGAGGGCTCGGGCGACATGTACGCCAAGGGCGCCACCCTGCTGAACATGGTGCGCATCGTAGTGAACGACGATGAGAAATGGCGCCAGCTGCTGCGCGGCCTCGGCAAAACCTTCTACCACCAAACCGTAACCGGCGACCAGGTCATCGCCTACCTCAGCAAAGAATCGGGCCGCGACCTATCAAAAATCTTCGCCCAGTACCTGCAGTACCGCACCTTGCCCATCCTGGAGGTGCGCTTCAGCAAAACCCAGCCGCCCATGTGCCGCTGGCAGGCCAGCGTGCCGGGCTTCGACCTGCCGGTGCGCGTGCGCACCAAGGGCGGCGAGTACCGCTTCCTCACGCCCACCACCAAATGGGGGCCCCTGGCCCTGCCCGGCGCCACCCTGGAAAACGTGGAAGTGGACACGTTCAACTACTACATCGGCGTGCTGGTAGAGTAG
- a CDS encoding DUF6960 family protein, which translates to MPRPKPLIHGLYGWTPAYGFRYVHPANRRAFEVLEPVGKLFEKVSEDEENEWLTLRYDEQQFLVRPELFQEIQRKPPFSFGDEVEEITPAPGQYRRFGLVSDVYWNEATDQATYQIVERKRKLPRVYQADELRLG; encoded by the coding sequence ATGCCCCGTCCCAAACCCCTCATCCACGGCCTCTACGGCTGGACGCCGGCCTACGGCTTCCGCTACGTGCACCCCGCCAACCGCCGCGCCTTTGAGGTGCTGGAGCCGGTGGGCAAGCTCTTCGAAAAAGTCAGCGAAGACGAAGAAAACGAGTGGCTCACGCTGCGCTACGACGAGCAGCAGTTCCTGGTGCGGCCCGAGCTGTTCCAGGAAATCCAACGCAAGCCGCCCTTCAGCTTCGGCGACGAGGTGGAGGAAATCACGCCCGCCCCCGGCCAGTACCGCCGCTTTGGCCTGGTATCGGATGTGTACTGGAACGAGGCCACCGACCAGGCCACCTACCAAATTGTGGAGCGCAAGCGCAAGCTCCCCCGCGTGTACCAAGCCGACGAGTTAAGGTTGGGGTAA
- a CDS encoding alpha-amylase family glycosyl hydrolase, with amino-acid sequence MSATVPLNRSAKPGKKTASATAKSATAAPAPGTHGGMGAVPYDGGTTFRVWAPHADAVAVVGTFNGWKGKANALQHEADGYWATDVAGALPGAEYKFEITNGDQTFRRNDPYAREVTNSAGNSVVFDPSFDWGDDHFQMPAWNDLVIYELHVGTFNAPDADKVGTFMGVVDKLPYLRDLGINCIELLPATEFPGSRSWGYNPSNPFALESDYGGPLAFKEMVKAAHQHGIAVVLDVVYNHFGPGDLDLWQFDGWSENDGGGIYFYNDWRAKTPWGENRPDYGRPEVRQYIRDNALMWLEDYRVDGLRADAIAFIRNVEGEENPGADLPEGWSLMSWINDEIDQTMPWKITIAEDMRGNDGITAPVAEGGQGFDSQWDSAFVYPVHAAITAAHDADRDMHAVAGALTQAYNGDAFHRVIYTESHDEVANGKSRIPEEIMPGAADSWFPKKRAVLGAALVLTAPGLPMLFQGQEFLADGSFNDNEPLQWGRAEEFKGLVQLYRDLIRLRRNLDGNTRGLGGQHTRILHINNEEKVIAFARWADGDGGPGDTVVVIANFADKTHEAYRIGLPAGGDWPCRFNSDWQGYDGAFGDFGCLGTMAEAGEYDDMNWHGSVALAPYGVVVLAQ; translated from the coding sequence ATGTCCGCAACTGTTCCGCTCAACCGCTCGGCTAAACCCGGCAAAAAAACCGCTTCCGCCACCGCCAAATCCGCCACCGCAGCACCCGCCCCCGGCACGCACGGCGGCATGGGCGCCGTGCCCTACGACGGCGGCACCACCTTCCGGGTTTGGGCCCCCCACGCCGACGCCGTGGCCGTGGTCGGCACCTTCAACGGCTGGAAAGGCAAGGCCAACGCCCTCCAGCACGAAGCCGATGGCTACTGGGCCACCGACGTGGCCGGGGCCCTGCCTGGCGCCGAGTACAAGTTTGAAATCACCAACGGCGACCAGACCTTCCGCCGCAACGACCCCTATGCCCGCGAGGTGACCAATTCGGCTGGCAACTCGGTGGTGTTTGACCCCAGCTTCGACTGGGGCGACGACCACTTCCAGATGCCGGCCTGGAACGACCTCGTGATTTACGAGCTGCACGTGGGCACCTTCAACGCCCCCGACGCCGACAAGGTGGGCACGTTCATGGGCGTGGTGGACAAGCTGCCCTACCTGCGCGACCTGGGCATCAACTGCATCGAGCTGCTGCCGGCGACGGAATTTCCGGGCTCGCGCTCGTGGGGCTACAACCCATCCAACCCGTTTGCGCTCGAAAGCGACTACGGCGGGCCCCTGGCCTTCAAGGAGATGGTGAAGGCGGCCCACCAGCACGGCATCGCCGTGGTGCTCGACGTGGTGTACAACCACTTCGGGCCCGGCGACCTCGACCTGTGGCAGTTCGACGGCTGGAGCGAGAACGACGGCGGCGGCATCTACTTCTACAACGACTGGCGGGCCAAGACGCCCTGGGGCGAGAACCGCCCCGACTACGGCCGCCCCGAGGTGCGCCAGTACATCCGCGACAACGCCCTGATGTGGCTGGAGGACTACCGCGTAGACGGCCTGCGGGCCGACGCCATTGCCTTCATCCGCAACGTGGAAGGCGAGGAGAACCCCGGGGCCGACCTGCCCGAGGGCTGGAGCCTGATGAGCTGGATTAACGACGAAATCGACCAGACCATGCCCTGGAAAATCACCATTGCCGAGGACATGCGCGGCAACGACGGCATCACGGCGCCCGTGGCCGAGGGCGGCCAGGGCTTCGACTCGCAGTGGGACTCGGCCTTCGTGTACCCCGTGCACGCGGCCATCACGGCGGCCCACGACGCCGACCGCGACATGCACGCCGTGGCCGGGGCCCTCACCCAGGCCTACAACGGCGACGCCTTCCACCGCGTGATTTACACCGAAAGCCACGACGAAGTGGCCAACGGCAAGAGCCGCATCCCGGAGGAAATCATGCCCGGCGCCGCCGATTCGTGGTTCCCCAAGAAGCGCGCTGTGCTGGGGGCCGCCCTCGTGCTCACGGCCCCGGGCCTGCCCATGCTGTTCCAGGGCCAGGAGTTTCTGGCCGACGGCTCGTTCAACGACAACGAACCTTTGCAATGGGGCCGCGCCGAGGAGTTCAAGGGCCTCGTGCAGCTGTACCGCGACCTGATTCGGCTGCGCCGCAACCTCGACGGCAATACCCGCGGCCTGGGCGGCCAGCACACCCGCATCCTGCACATCAACAACGAGGAGAAAGTCATTGCCTTCGCCCGCTGGGCCGACGGCGACGGGGGCCCCGGCGACACGGTGGTGGTCATCGCCAACTTCGCTGATAAAACCCACGAGGCCTACCGCATCGGCCTGCCCGCCGGTGGCGACTGGCCGTGCCGCTTCAACTCGGACTGGCAGGGCTACGACGGCGCATTTGGCGACTTCGGCTGCCTCGGCACCATGGCCGAAGCCGGCGAATACGACGACATGAACTGGCACGGCAGCGTGGCGCTGGCGCCCTACGGCGTGGTGGTGCTGGCTCAATAG
- a CDS encoding YitT family protein has product MDEAPTPEAAAALPLTGTAATVNTPNSELKNAAFIVAGVASAAFGLKGFLLSSHFIDGGVTGISMLLAAVLHLPLSVLILVFNLPFIALGLNQLGKKFALRSAIGIGGLALALAVVPVPDVTHDLLLTAVFGGVFIGAGIGLAMRGGAVLDGTEIAALLVSRHVSLLKVSDLILLLNLVIFGVAVAVLGTEAALYSMLTYFAAARVLEFVLNGIEQYTGVTIVSEHSDEIRKAITEKLGRGVTMYQGKAGYGKRGEMGHERDIVFTVVTRLELPGLRAQVKDIDPRAFIVQYRVDDAQGGIIKQRALH; this is encoded by the coding sequence ATGGACGAAGCCCCTACCCCTGAGGCCGCGGCCGCCCTGCCCCTCACCGGCACCGCGGCCACCGTCAACACCCCCAACTCGGAACTCAAAAACGCGGCCTTCATCGTGGCCGGCGTGGCCTCGGCGGCCTTTGGCCTGAAAGGCTTCCTGCTGTCGAGCCACTTCATCGACGGCGGTGTGACCGGTATTTCCATGCTGCTGGCCGCCGTGCTGCACCTGCCCCTGTCGGTGCTGATTCTGGTGTTCAACCTGCCCTTCATTGCGCTGGGGCTGAACCAGCTGGGCAAAAAATTCGCCTTACGCAGCGCCATCGGCATTGGGGGCCTGGCGCTGGCCCTAGCGGTGGTGCCGGTGCCCGACGTCACGCACGACCTGCTGCTCACGGCCGTGTTCGGGGGCGTGTTCATTGGGGCGGGCATTGGGCTGGCCATGCGCGGCGGGGCCGTGCTCGACGGCACCGAAATTGCTGCCCTACTCGTGAGCCGCCACGTGAGCCTGCTCAAGGTCAGCGACTTGATCCTATTACTTAACCTCGTCATTTTCGGCGTGGCCGTGGCCGTGCTCGGCACCGAGGCGGCGCTTTACTCCATGCTCACGTACTTCGCCGCAGCGCGGGTGCTGGAGTTCGTGCTCAACGGCATCGAGCAGTACACGGGCGTCACCATCGTGTCGGAGCACAGCGACGAAATCCGCAAGGCCATTACCGAGAAGCTGGGCCGCGGCGTGACCATGTACCAGGGCAAGGCCGGCTACGGCAAGCGCGGCGAAATGGGCCACGAGCGCGACATCGTGTTCACGGTCGTCACGCGCCTGGAGCTGCCCGGCCTCCGCGCCCAGGTGAAGGACATCGACCCCCGCGCCTTCATCGTGCAGTACCGCGTCGACGACGCGCAGGGCGGCATCATCAAGCAGCGGGCGTTGCATTAG
- a CDS encoding nitroreductase family protein — protein sequence MAADTTNVLTLEHEIMPALAQRRSPRAYADQPVPAEALQQVFAAASSASSCFGEQPWRFLVGTRAGSAEAYDKILASLAEFNQPWAKAAPVLVVSIAKTTFSHDSNPNAWATHDVGQAVATLAIQGAELGLQIHQMAGFSADKVRTSFGVPEGYAPVAVFTLGYPGDPAGLPDALREREMAPRVRKPLAEFVFEGGWPQPEGERYDQAPV from the coding sequence ATGGCCGCCGATACCACCAACGTCCTCACCCTCGAACACGAAATAATGCCCGCGCTGGCCCAGCGCCGCAGCCCCCGCGCCTACGCCGACCAGCCCGTGCCGGCCGAAGCTTTGCAGCAAGTTTTTGCCGCTGCCTCGTCGGCCTCGTCGTGCTTTGGCGAGCAGCCGTGGCGCTTTTTGGTGGGCACCCGCGCCGGTTCGGCCGAGGCCTACGATAAAATCCTGGCCAGTCTGGCCGAGTTCAACCAGCCCTGGGCCAAAGCTGCCCCGGTGCTGGTGGTGAGCATCGCCAAAACGACGTTCTCGCACGACAGCAACCCCAACGCCTGGGCCACGCACGACGTGGGCCAGGCCGTGGCCACGCTCGCCATCCAGGGCGCTGAGTTGGGCCTGCAAATCCACCAAATGGCGGGCTTCTCGGCCGATAAGGTGCGCACCTCGTTCGGCGTGCCGGAGGGCTACGCGCCGGTGGCCGTGTTCACCCTCGGCTACCCCGGCGACCCCGCCGGCCTGCCCGACGCCCTGCGCGAGCGCGAAATGGCTCCCCGCGTGCGCAAGCCGCTGGCCGAGTTCGTGTTCGAAGGCGGCTGGCCCCAGCCCGAAGGCGAGCGCTACGACCAGGCCCCGGTGTAA
- a CDS encoding DUF5694 domain-containing protein translates to MTTFRPFARLLLSLALLGAPVIATAQTKPAAPAKIKVYLVGTFHFNDSEADVHKGTKTDMRTPQMQRELDELVGKLQKTRADKVFIEFKLNDQPFVDSTYALYRQGQLKVGNNEVYQLAYRLAKKLTRPRVYCADADGGVFDYEAAQAYAKQHGQEQILEGEFVSVPQDSAGRLIAARVGARQSPIKLLLTPGGTLLERFIQQNTCAAELAQMDAYLLDLARVGGGANYAGADLAGEFFKRNVRIYTNLLRQVDVQHDKAIVLVIGQGHVAFLKAILKYNSLFEVADVVPLLRAK, encoded by the coding sequence ATGACCACCTTCCGCCCGTTTGCCCGCCTCCTGTTGTCGCTTGCCCTGTTGGGGGCCCCGGTTATTGCCACCGCCCAAACCAAGCCCGCGGCCCCCGCCAAAATCAAGGTCTACCTGGTGGGCACGTTCCACTTCAACGACTCCGAAGCCGACGTGCACAAGGGCACCAAAACCGACATGCGCACCCCCCAAATGCAGCGCGAGCTGGATGAGCTGGTGGGCAAGCTCCAGAAAACGCGGGCCGATAAGGTGTTCATCGAGTTCAAGTTGAACGACCAGCCGTTTGTGGACAGTACCTACGCCCTGTACCGCCAGGGCCAGCTCAAAGTCGGCAACAACGAGGTGTACCAGCTTGCCTACCGCCTGGCCAAGAAGCTGACCCGCCCCCGCGTATACTGCGCCGACGCCGACGGCGGCGTGTTCGACTACGAGGCCGCCCAGGCCTACGCCAAACAGCACGGCCAGGAGCAAATCCTGGAAGGTGAGTTTGTCAGCGTGCCCCAAGACAGCGCCGGCCGGCTTATAGCGGCCCGGGTAGGGGCCCGGCAGAGCCCCATCAAGTTGCTCCTGACTCCTGGCGGTACGCTGCTGGAACGCTTCATTCAGCAAAATACCTGCGCTGCCGAGTTGGCCCAGATGGACGCTTACTTACTGGATTTGGCCCGCGTCGGGGGTGGTGCCAACTACGCGGGGGCCGACCTGGCGGGCGAGTTTTTCAAGCGCAACGTGCGCATCTACACCAACTTGCTGCGCCAGGTGGACGTGCAGCACGACAAGGCCATTGTGCTGGTGATCGGGCAGGGACACGTGGCGTTTCTGAAAGCCATTCTGAAGTACAACTCTCTGTTTGAGGTGGCCGATGTGGTGCCGCTGTTGCGAGCCAAGTAG
- a CDS encoding sensor histidine kinase, producing MNRRRIALYHALGWSLLLAHEEAGFLLNPTPHLRERLLLAVTMWLSQLALFYYCFLFIYPRYWRPGRGPQLLLGLLATPLVFGGVRYLLEEVLLPVLFGFHNYAPGSPLRNFAIDDLFYTPALVGLAALAWKIEEVFRREKDQATQLLTQEKTQAELAFLKTQINPHFLYNTLNYLYAEAYAVSEPLAGAVLRLSDLMRYMLHEGPDGRVELHKEVAYLENYLALHRLRFEDQFFVNFRQPAAVGGQRVAALLLIPFVENALKHGVLHRPDQPVDICLALPAPGRLCFEVRNRVGPHPRDATTGIGLANLRRRLALLYPGRHTLEVRNDGTEHYTRLELDLGPS from the coding sequence ATGAACCGCCGCCGGATTGCTCTTTACCACGCCCTGGGCTGGTCTTTGTTACTGGCCCACGAGGAAGCCGGGTTTCTCCTCAACCCCACGCCCCACCTGCGCGAGCGGCTGCTGCTGGCCGTCACGATGTGGCTCAGCCAACTGGCGCTGTTTTATTACTGCTTCCTGTTCATCTACCCGCGCTACTGGCGGCCGGGCCGGGGCCCCCAGCTGCTGCTGGGGCTATTGGCTACGCCGCTGGTGTTCGGCGGCGTGCGCTACTTGTTGGAAGAAGTGCTGCTGCCGGTGCTCTTTGGCTTCCACAACTACGCGCCGGGCTCGCCGCTGCGCAACTTCGCCATCGACGACCTGTTTTACACCCCGGCCCTGGTGGGCCTGGCGGCCCTGGCCTGGAAAATTGAGGAAGTATTCCGGCGCGAAAAAGACCAAGCCACCCAGCTCCTGACGCAGGAAAAAACCCAGGCCGAGCTGGCCTTCCTCAAAACCCAAATCAACCCGCACTTCCTCTACAACACCCTCAACTACCTCTACGCCGAAGCCTACGCCGTGTCGGAGCCGCTGGCCGGCGCCGTGCTGCGCCTCTCCGACCTCATGCGCTACATGCTGCACGAGGGCCCCGACGGCCGCGTGGAGCTGCACAAGGAAGTGGCCTACCTGGAAAACTACCTGGCCCTGCACCGCCTGCGCTTCGAGGACCAGTTTTTCGTGAATTTCCGGCAGCCGGCGGCCGTGGGCGGGCAGCGGGTGGCGGCGCTCCTGCTCATCCCGTTCGTCGAAAACGCCCTCAAGCACGGCGTCCTCCACCGCCCCGACCAGCCCGTGGACATTTGCCTGGCCCTGCCCGCGCCCGGCCGCCTGTGCTTCGAGGTGCGCAACCGCGTGGGGCCCCACCCGCGCGACGCCACCACCGGCATTGGCCTGGCCAACCTGCGCCGCCGCCTGGCCCTGCTCTACCCCGGCCGCCACACGCTGGAAGTCCGCAACGACGGCACCGAGCACTACACCCGTCTGGAGCTAGATTTGGGGCCTTCTTAG
- a CDS encoding LytR/AlgR family response regulator transcription factor, with translation MLRCIAVDDEPAATRLLAAYIQKVPTLVLVGTTTSPLEALQWVQEGRVDLVFLDIQMPELTGLQFLKICGRQCRVVLTTAYPEYALEGYEHDVVDYLLKPVAFDRFLRAVQKAQAGAPPAAVPAPTLAPPAAVGPPAADYLFVKGESKNKFLRLNYADILYVEALKNYVSIVVPGQRVVTYQTLKDLAQQLPQPAFLRVHKSYVVALDKIRLVDGHTVYIGDAAIPLGETYREGFFQLIRAQNQP, from the coding sequence ATGCTCCGCTGCATCGCCGTCGACGACGAGCCCGCCGCCACCCGGCTGCTGGCCGCCTACATCCAGAAAGTGCCGACGCTGGTGCTGGTAGGCACCACCACCAGCCCGCTCGAAGCCCTGCAATGGGTGCAGGAGGGCCGCGTCGATTTAGTGTTTCTCGACATCCAGATGCCCGAGCTGACGGGCTTGCAGTTCCTGAAAATCTGCGGCCGGCAGTGCCGGGTCGTCCTCACCACCGCCTACCCCGAGTACGCGCTGGAAGGCTACGAGCACGACGTGGTGGACTACCTGCTCAAGCCCGTGGCCTTCGACCGCTTCCTGCGTGCCGTGCAGAAGGCCCAGGCAGGGGCCCCACCGGCGGCCGTGCCGGCACCGACCCTTGCCCCGCCGGCGGCGGTGGGGCCCCCAGCGGCCGATTATTTATTTGTGAAGGGCGAGAGCAAGAACAAGTTCCTGCGGCTCAACTACGCCGATATCCTGTACGTGGAGGCGCTGAAGAACTACGTGTCCATTGTGGTGCCGGGCCAGCGCGTCGTCACCTACCAAACGCTGAAGGACCTGGCCCAGCAGCTGCCGCAGCCGGCGTTTTTGCGGGTGCACAAATCCTACGTGGTGGCGCTGGATAAAATCCGGCTCGTGGACGGCCACACGGTGTACATCGGCGACGCGGCCATTCCGCTGGGCGAAACCTACCGCGAAGGTTTTTTCCAGTTGATTCGGGCCCAAAACCAGCCGTAG